One stretch of Pomacea canaliculata isolate SZHN2017 linkage group LG1, ASM307304v1, whole genome shotgun sequence DNA includes these proteins:
- the LOC112570483 gene encoding LOW QUALITY PROTEIN: MAGUK p55 subfamily member 7-like (The sequence of the model RefSeq protein was modified relative to this genomic sequence to represent the inferred CDS: inserted 1 base in 1 codon) yields the protein MPVTLPLTSNVRIDTDTQKLLVALPSLESRLPNKEPEIAFLRRFLRNRYLHLMIHMYHKLRGRDGRFEPVSDFAVAQAADVYCSIRYKTEEAAVREMLMLLSKPHFQAILYTHDKIACADYEPHIDPIPVEEDEESAVKIVSIIKKHNEPLGATIQINGETGCMEIARVLHGGAADRSGLISAGDELHEINGVGIFGMLPDEVVDMLSKASGSVTLKLVPSHKTSAGRKVEMIVRALFDFDPSADDNIPCPEAGLSFQKGDILHIVNQEDAIWWQAYKHEDGSKRAGLIPSRHYHERQEVIHRARSREGKHMTRSISPCRYSPKVPRKKRLKKTMYHIVQNGVFSDYDTDEIPAYEEVELYIPKPRQFRPIVLIGASGVGRNELKRRLKXSNPGHFQEVVPYTTREKRPFEEEGKEYHFLTRDEMEEQIIQQRFVEYGEYRGHLYGTSLDSIKNVISSGKVCLLTPHTQALKFLRTYEIKPYIIFIKAPPLENLKESRMPARARATEADAIRPFSIGELEEIAEASAKIEERYGHIFDHVIVNDSLTDAMTDLLRVAAKIEKEPQWVPVGWGQ from the exons ATGCCAGTTACGCTACCGCTCACTTCGAATGTCCGTATTGACACAG ATACCCAGAAGCTGTTGGTGGCACTCCCTTCCCTTGAGTCCAGGCTGCCAAACAAAGAACCTGAAATTGCTTTTTTGCGCCGCTTTTTACGGAACCGGTATCTTCATCTTATGATACAT ATGTACCACAAGTTGAGAGGAAGAGATGGGCGGTTTGAGCCAGTCTCTGATTTTGCTGTTGCACAAGCTGCTGAT GTCTATTGCTCGATTCGCTATAAAACAGAGGAAGCAgctgtgagggagatgttgatgttgttatcCAAGCCTCACTTTCAG gCAATCCTGTACACTCACGACAAAATAGCATGTGCTGATTATGAGCCTCATATTGACCCCATTCCTGTGGAGGAGGATGAAGAGTCAGCAGTAAAGATTGTTAGCATCATTAAGAAGCATAATGAACCACTG GGCGCTACAATTCAGATCAATGGGGAGACAGGCTGCATGGAGATCGCTCGTGTTCTGCATGGGGGAGCAGCAGACCGCAGTG GCCTTATTTCAGCAGGTGATGAACTGCATGAGATCAATGGAGTTGGAATATTTGGAATGTTACCAGATGAAGTGGTAGATATGTTA TCTAAGGCATCTGGGTCTGTCACTCTAAAGCTTGTCCCAAGTCACAAGACTTCAGCAGGAAGGAAAGTTGAG ATGATAGTTCGAGCCTTGTTTGACTTTGACCCCTCAGCTGATGATAATATTCCGTGCCCAGAAGCAggcctttcttttcaaaaaggtGACATTCTTCACATTGTTAATCAGGAGGACGCCATTTGGTGGCAGGCCTACAAACACGAAGATGGTAGCAAGCGAGCTGGCCTCATACCCAGTAGGCATTACCATGAGAG ACAAGAAGTTATACATAGGGCCAGATCAAGAGAAGGGAAACACATGACAC GATCCATTAGTCCATGCCGCTACAGCCCAAAGGTACCTCGCAAAAAGCGCTTGAAGAAAACAATGTATCATATTGTCCAGAATGGTG ttttttcaGATTATGACACGGATGAGATTCCAGCTTATGAGGAAGTGGAACTCTACATACCAAAGCCAAGACAATTCCGCCCCATAGTTCTAATTG GTGCATCAGGTGTTGGCAGGAACGAGCTGAAAAGGCGACTCA GCAGCAACCCAGGACACTTTCAAGAGGTTGTGCCAT ACACTACACGCGAAAAAAGGCCATTTgaagaagaagggaaagaatACCACTTTTTGACTCGAGATGAAATGGAGGAACAGATTATCCAGCAAAG GTTTGTGGAGTATGGAGAATATCGAGGGCATCTCTATGGTACCAGCCTTGACtccattaaaaatgttatttcttctgGCAAAGTGTGCCTTCTCACCCCTCACACTCag gcACTCAAATTCCTTCGTACTTACGAGATTAAGCCAtacatcattttcatcaaagCACCTCCACTTGAAAATCTGAAGGAGAGCCGTATGCCTGCAAGGGCTCGAGCTACAGAAGCTGATGCTATCCGTCCTTTTAGT ATTGGGGAACTGGAGGAAATTGCAGAAGCCTCAGCAAAAATTGAAGAGCGATATGGTCACATTTTTGATCATGTCATTGTTAATGATAGTTTGACAGATGCCATGACAGATCTGCTCAGGGTAGCAGCAAAGATTGAGAAAGAGCCTCAGTGGGTGCCTGTTGGCTGGGGGCAATAg